A genomic stretch from Megachile rotundata isolate GNS110a chromosome 1, iyMegRotu1, whole genome shotgun sequence includes:
- the LOC100879555 gene encoding HEAT repeat-containing protein 5B isoform X1, whose translation MMMELSHSLTLNEDALNQIPEAKRPVFIFEWLRFLDKVLIAAQKSDIKGCQQKLVEQLTKHMQGAPGPPTRRLIARCLATLFSVGDTFLLFDTVNKCNDILRNKDDSPSFLPTKLAAICCVGCMYEKLGRMMGRSYEETVQILIKSLRSAESQTRIEIMHTLEKVCAGMGSAITNVHKEIYKISRHYLTDRVMAVRCAAAKCLLEMLNHAPFLYTTEIESVATLCFRAFEGSNYEVRCAVAKLLGTLVAMTQLPTPKGKNPSVTQNKNCKQISLDEVLNILMSGFLRGGVGFLKGTGEIIKGNSSVNREVRVGVTHAYVVFVQMLGGSWLERNIGALIAHVLELVTNPKAASSHVDAVYSRKCVNFILHGTIGKLLGEGAQAAACKEIAHIILKQMNSIDFSPENAKDCNQETLFSQHLLVCALQEMGNLILGLGTTACNLLSDQSLSLIDTIMAVLIHPCQAARLAASWCLRCICVAVPSQITPLIDRCVDGIENMRSSPEAIAGYSSALAAVLGSVRLSPLGVPHTKGKIIFNTAEELLRSASQNSRLSLNRTHAGWLLIGAIMTLGTAVVKGLLPRMLLLWRNSFPRSNKELESEKARGDAFTWQVTLEGRAGALSAMHSFLLHCPELLNDDITRRLLTPIESALAMLTNLSPVLKNYGQQLKAPAAMVRLRLYETLLLLPPQTFEGSYTHLLRMLVSEFTLTENPGNTTTSLLRAVCHANDSVILGTWLQETDHRTIEDQMEPNRRADLEHLQPNSAAGSGALEHNPCCLYRPVPQDEIIPGPLPLGVAVIDLSVSLFGQIFPRVANKHRLQMLDHFSECIKHTKSGRQEAIQMNVFTAVLSGLKGLNEAKTGFGQEDVKKSATNLIISALVSSNSILRWAAGEAVGRMAQVISDPKFTAELAQTSFDRLKSARDVASRTGHSLALGCLHKYVGGMGSSQHLNTSVSILLALAQDNSSPVVQVWALHALALIADSGGPMFRGYVEPTLSLALTLLLNVPHSYIDVHQCIGKVLSALITTIGPELQGNTSTICMARSSFLCACAIMQDHQDPLVQAEATGCLQQLHLFAPRHVNLSSLVPTLCRTLSSNHLLLRKAAISCLRQLAQREAKEVCEHAMTLANESRDTNVVEGLVITETGLPGVLFSMLDTETDSKLIKDIHDTLTSMLQILAADNLSQWLSLCKDVLTIASETCNNEEGNTINVEDGTADNDNTDTEGDDDQAEFHADESSKQRATITPRWPTRVFAAQCVRRIVAACVNNKQTHFDLSLAKEMLITKGKNDFLVLHLSDLVRMAFMAATSDCDPLRLEGLKTLQEIIDKFAKVPEPEFPGHLLLEQFQAQVGAALRPAFAAETASHVTAAACEACSAWIGSGVARDLNDLRRVHQLLVSSLEKLREGHTRPQLYNESLLTLERLAILKAWAEVYVVAMIKDGSALNSKETFNQSPTQIEEGNVEDFGQFEFQTESLLSLVQPELLSLSQYWLAALRDHALLSLPPEFSSQLPHDGGAFYTTDTMESARPHYAESWAPILHAATLWLNAKGFGLEETTNEVQLSNTSNNNNNNNNSDVSTKTNTNVERFHLLFGICMEALCSPRASESTQNIETCLNALYTLLDSSWARKVLMTDRSLPIELCNVLHRMLLTRESYVIQMIVMEVLKQVMKAAQENLAERKKAKLKEIVPAHEESNETQEVDLLGEGEDSGELVPGKSLVFAILEVCLCLLVRQIPALNPNPGGTTAILSQKGYIPSEESGKLIAAALNTMESLPTLCSPQGAIAILPTLLYLATGVIKETAIRTDNECNKISSDAPVHAALHCIKSLSINKFAKDHRSQEQWTSLLQSALAKIIDLAKTGNDETKMDEVTMMLAIAVFVLHATQEVVSAPNLQFPCINHFRHAFQSENIMVKLKCVQTLRTIFLHPERVISTPYIHALAPRLVEYLYSDKSKQVTNDLELSFTLECVSTVEALIGLADLSNRDLLQGIQMLTLLVPILINYLLEGEQLQHASKYQLSLHQQSFQWLNKIGPKYPQEFKTLMSQSTELKTKLENAVRSTHQQAQRHNRPVDLVKPQIKISTPSIKLKTDFSNFN comes from the exons atgatGATGGAGTTGAGTCATAGTTTGACCCTCAATGAGGATGCTCTCAATCAAATCCCAGAGGCCAAACGAccagtttttatatttgaatggTTACGATTTTTGGACAAGGTTTTAATTGCTGCACAAAAG AGTGATATTAAAGGATGTCAGCAGAAGCTAGTAGAACAGTTAACTAAACACATGCAAGGAGCACCTGGACCTCCTACACGAAGACTTATTGCAAGATGTCTTGCTACATTATTTAGTGTTGGCGATACATTTTTGCTCTTTGATACTGTCAATAAATGTAATGATATTCTTAGAAATAAGGATGATTCTCCAAGTTTTCTTCCAACAAAGTT AGCTGCTATATGTTGTGTAGGATGTATGTATGAAAAATTAGGAAGAATGATGGGTAGATCCTATGAGGAAACTGTACAGATTTTGATAAAATCTTTACGTTCTGCAGAATCACAAACACGAATAGAGATTATGCATACTTTAGAAaag GTTTGTGCTGGTATGGGTTCTGCAATTACAAATGTTCATaaggaaatatataaaatttctagACATTATCTCACAGACAGAGTGATGGCTGTAAGATGTGCTGCTGCAAAg tgTCTATTGGAAATGTTAAATCATGCTCCATTTTTATATACTACTGAAATAGAAAGTGTTGCTACACTCTGTTTCCGAGCATTTGAAGGTTCAAATTATGAAGTTAGATGTGCTGTTGCAAAGTTACTTGGTACATTGGTAGCAATGACCCAACTTCCAACACCAAAAGGCAAAAACCCTTCAG taaCTCAAAATAAAAACTGCAAACAAATTTCACTTGATgaggtattaaatattttaatgtccGGATTTTTAAGAGGTGGAGTAGGTTTTTTAAAAGGTACTGGAGAAATTATAAAAGGAAATTCTAGTGTAAATCGAGAAGTCAGAGTTGGAGTCACGCAT GCATATGTTGTCTTTGTTCAAATGTTGGGAGGTTCCTGGCTCGAACGTAATATCGGTGCATTAATTGCACATGTACTCGAACTTGTGACAAATCCAAAGGCAGCAAGCTCGCACGTTGATGCTGTCTATTCCAGAAAATGTGTAAACTTTATATTACATGGTACTATTGGTAAATTATTGGGTGAAGGAGCTCAAGCTGCTGCGTGTAAAGAAATAGCACATATTATCTTAAAACAAATGAACTCTATTG attttagTCCAGAAAATGCCAAGGATTGtaatcaagaaactttatttagtCAACATTTACTCGTCTGCGCTTTgcaggaaatgggaaatttgattCTAGGATTGGGTACAACAGCTTGTAATTTATTATCTGATCAATCTTTAA GTTTAATTGACACAATTATGGCTGTCTTGATTCATCCGTGTCAAGCAGCTAGACTTGCCGCTTCCTGGTGTTTGCGTTGCATTTGTGTAGCAGTTCCAAGCCAAATAACACCTCTGATTGATCGCTGTGTAGATGGTATCGAAAATATGCGTAGTTCACCGGAAGCAATAGCTGGATATAGTAGTGCTTTAGCTGCAGTTCTTGGTAGTGTTCGTTTGTCACCTCTTGGTGTACCCCACACGAAAGgaaaa ATTATTTTCAATACCGCAGAAGAGCTTTTAAGAAGTGCAAGTCAAAATAGTCGTTTATCATTAAACAGGACACATGCCGGATGGCTTTTAATTGGAGCTATAATGACTCTTG GTACAGCAGTAGTAAAAGGACTATTACCTAGAATGTTATTATTATGGAGAAATTCTTTCCCTCGGTCAAACAAAGAACTTGAAAGCGAAAAAGCTAGAGGTGATGCGTTCACTTGGCAAGTAACTTTAGAAGGTCGAGCAGGTGCATTATCTGCTATGCACAGTTTTCTACTGCATTGTCCAGAACTTTTAAACGATGACATTACAAGACGACTTCTAACACCAATCGAGTCAGCGTTGGCAATGTTAACGAA TTTGTCACCTGTACTAAAAAATTATGGACAACAATTGAAAGCTCCAGCTGCGATGGTTCGTTTACGTTTGTACGAAACATTGTTGTTGTTGCCGCCGCAAACTTTTGAAG GTTCTTACACACATCTCTTAAGAATGTTGGTATCTGAATTTACATTGACTGAAAATCCTGGAAATACTACTACTTCATTATTACGTGCAGTTTGTCATGCTAATGATTCTGTAATTCTTGGTACATGGTTGCAAGAAACTGATCACCGTACAATAGAAGATCAA ATGGAACCAAACAGAAGGGCAGATTTGGAACAT TTACAGCCAAACAGTGCTGCAGGATCTGGAGCTCTGGAACACAATCCGTGTTGCCTCTACAGACCAGTACCACAA GATGAAATAATTCCTGGTCCTTTACCTTTGGGTGTTGCTGTGATTGATTTGTCTGTGTCATTGTTTGGTCAAATTTTCCCACGCGTGGCAAACAAACATAGATTACAGATGTTAGATCATTTCAGTGAATGTATAAAGCATACAAAATCTGGTAGACAGGAAGCAATTCAGATGAATGTTTTTACAGCTGTGCTAAGTGGGTTAAAAGGTCTTAATGAAGCTAAAACTGGATTTGGTCAAGAAGATGTTAAGAAATCGGCAAccaatttaattatt AGTGCTTTAGTAAGCAGCAATTCAATATTAAGGTGGGCAGCTGGAGAAGCTGTTGGAAGAATGGCCCAAGTTATTTCAGATCCAAAATTTACGGCAGAGTTGGCACAAACAAGTTTTGATCGTTTGAAGTCTGCTCGTGATGTTGCTAGTAGAACTGGTCATTCTTTAGCGTTAGGATGCCTCCATAAATACGTAGGTGGAATGGGATCTAGTCAACATCTAAACACAAGTGTCAGTATCCTACTTGCTCTTGCACAAGATAATTCGTCTCCTGTAGTACAA GTATGGGCATTACATGCTCTTGCACTGATTGCTGATTCTGGTGGACCAATGTTTCGAGGCTATGTTGAACCTACATTATCATTAGCATTAACTCTTCTACTCAATGTTCCTCATTCTTATATCGATGTACATCAATGTATAGGAAAAGTATTATCAGCTCTTATTACAACTATAGGACCAGAATTACAAG GTAACACTTCGACAATTTGTATGGCACGATCATCATTCTTATGTGCCTGTGCTATCATGCAAGATCATCAGGATCCTCTAGTACAAGCAGAAGCCACAGGATGTCTCCAACAGTTACATTTATTTGCACCTAGACACGTTAATTTGTCTTCTCTTGTTCCTACATTATGC CGAACATTATCAAGCAATCATTTGCTTTTACGTAAAGCCGCCATATCTTGTCTTCGACAACTTGCTCAACGAGAAGCAAAAGAGGTGTGCGAACATGCGATGACATTGGCTAATGAAAGTCGAGATACGAATGTGGTAGAGGGTCTTGTTATAACAGAAACTGGGCTTCCAGGCGTCTTATTTAGTATGCTAGATACCGAAACTGATAGCAAGTTAATTAAAGATATTCATGATACATTAACCAGTATGCTGCAGATTTTAGCAGCAGATAATTTATCTCAATGGTTATCTTTGTGTAAAGATGTTCTTACAATAGCTTCAG AAACATGTAATAACGAAGAAGGTAATACCATCAACGTTGAAGATGGTACTGCGGATAATGATAATACCGATACAGAAGGAGACGATGATCAAGCTGAATTTCATGCTGATGAATCTTCTAAACAACGAGCAACAATCACACCGCGATGGCCAACTAGAGTTTTTGCAGCACAGTGTGTTAGAAGGATTGTAGCTGCTTgtgtaaataataaacaaacacATTTCGATCTTTCTTTAGCAAAGGAGATGCTGATTACTAAAGGAAAAA atgATTTCCTGGTATTGCATCTTTCCGACTTAGTACGAATGGCATTTATGGCCGCGACGAGTGATTGTGATCCTTTACGACTTGAAGGTTTAAAGACATTACAAGAAATTATTGATAAGTTTGCCAAAGTTCCTGAACCAGAATTTCCTGGACATCTGTTACTCGAGCAGTTCCAAGCAcaa GTCGGAGCTGCACTGAGGCCTGCATTTGCCGCAGAAACAGCATCGCATGTTACAGCTGCAGCTTGTGAAGCTTGCAGTGCTTGGATTGGAAGTGGGGTTGCTAGAGATCTTAATGATCTTCGTAGAGTACATCAACTTCTTGTATCTTCTTTAGAAAAATTAAGAGAAGGACATACAAGGCCGCAACTGTATAATGAAAGTTTGTTAACGCTTGAAAGATTAGCAATTTTGAAAGCTTGGGCAGAA GTATATGTAGTTGCCATGATTAAAGATGGTTCTGCGTTAAATAGTAAAGAAACATTCAATCAAAGCCCAACCCAAATCGAAGAGGGAAACGTCGAAGATTTTGGACAATTTGAATTCCAAACTGAAAGTTTGTTGAGTTTAGTGCAACCAGAATTGCTCAGTTTAAGTCAGTACTGGTTAGCTGCTCTGAGAGATCATGCATTACTTTCGTTACCACCAG AATTTTCCAGTCAATTACCACACGACGGAGGTGCTTTCTACACAACAGATACGATGGAATCTGCTCGACCTCATTATGCAGAATCGTGGGCACCAATTTTGCATGCTGCAACACTCTGGCTTAATGCAAAAGGATTTGGGTTAGAAGAAACTACCAATGAAGTACAATTATCAAATACgtcgaataataataataataataataatagtgacgTCTCTACTAAAACTAATACTAATGTTGAACGTTTCCACTTATTATTTG GTATATGTATGGAGGCTTTATGCAGCCCACGAGCTTCAGAATCTACTCAAAACATTGAAACATGTTTAAATGCTTTATATACTTTGTTAGATTCTTCTTGGGCACGTAAAGTTTTGATGACAGATCGTTCATTACCAATTGAATTGTGTAACGTTCTTCACAG GATGCTTTTAACCAGAGAAAGTTATGTAATTCAGATGATAGTAATGGAAGTTTTAAAACAAGTAATGAAAGCAGCACAGGAAAATTTAGCTGAGAGAAAGAAAGCCAAACTAAAAG AAATAGTACCAGCGCACGAAGAAAGTAATGAAACCCAGGAAGTAGATCTGCTGGGAGAAGGAGAAGACAGTGGCGAGCTTGTTCCGGGCAAATCATTAGTATTTGCTATTTTGGAAGTATGTTTGTGTCTTTTGGTTCGACAAATTCCAGCATTGAATCCTAATCCTGGTGGAACAACAGCAATTTTATCTCAGAAAGGATATATACCATCTGAGGAAAGTGGGAAACTTATAGCAGCTGCACTCAATACAATGGAGTCTCTTCCTACTTTATGCTCCCCTCAGG GAGCAATAGCAATTTTACCAACTTTGCTGTATTTGGCAACTGGAGTAATTAAAGAAACTGCAATACGCACCGACAATGAATGCAACAAAATATCATCAGATGCACCAGTGCATGCGGCTTTGCATTGTATAAAAAGTcttagtataaataaatttgcaaaagatCATAGAAGTCAGGAACAATGGACAAGTCTTTTACAAAGCGCTCTTGCTAAAATCATTGATCTGGCTAAAACAG GAAATGACGAAACGAAAATGGACGAAGTAACAATGATGTTAGCTATTGCAGTGTTTGTTCTTCATGCTACACAAGAAGTTGTAAGTGCACCGAATCTTCAGTTCCCATGTATCAATCATTTTCGACATGCTTTCCAATCAGAAAATATAATG GTCAAATTAAAATGTGTTCAAACATtaagaacaatatttttacaTCCGGAACGCGTAATAAGTACTCCTTATATTCATGCATTAGCTCCGAGATTAGTCGAATATCTGTACAGTGACAAAAGCAAACAAGTTACAAATGATTTAGAGTTATCTTTTACTTTGGAATGTGTCAGCACTGTTGAAGCTCTCATTGGACTTGCGGATCTTTCAAACC GAGACCTTTTACAAG GCATACAGATGTTAACTCTACTCGTGCCAATCCTAATCAATTATTTATTGGAAGGAGAACAACTTCAGCATGCTTCTAAATATCAATTAAGTCTCCATCAACAGAGTTTTCAATGGCTGAATAAAATAGGACCAAAATATCCTCAG GAATTTAAAACGTTAATGTCACAGTCTACAGAATTGAAAACCAAATTAGAAAATGCTGTTAGATCTACTCATCAACAAGCACAAAGACATAACCGACCAGTAGATTTAGTAAAACCACAAATTAAGATCTCTACACCATCTATCAAGCTAAAAACagatttttcaaacttcaattAA